From Ailuropoda melanoleuca isolate Jingjing chromosome 8, ASM200744v2, whole genome shotgun sequence, a single genomic window includes:
- the UPK2 gene encoding uroplakin-2 isoform X3: MADFNISSISGLLSPALTESLLVALPPCHLTGGNATLMVRRANDSQGLLPPPKMAPWSPETPTQHTTSTPSPAPAFLSTLLLGHPYYAALLLGASGNTPLTSPPISCPAVKFSFVVPPCRGRRELVSVVDSGAGFTVTRLSAYQVTDLIPGTKYYISYLVTKGTSTESSREIPMSTLPRRKVESIELGMARTGGMVVITVLLSVAMFLLVLGFIIALALGARK; the protein is encoded by the exons ATGG CAGACTTCAACATCTCCAGTATCTCTGGTCTGCTGTCCCCGGCGCTAACGGAGAGCCTGCTGGTTGCCTTGCCCCCCTGTCACCTCACAGGGGGCAATGCCACACTGATGGTCCGGAGAGCCAATGACAGCCAAGGTTTGCTACCCCCTCCCAAGATGGCCCCCTGGTCCCCAGAGACCCCTACCCAGCACACCACCAGCACCCCGTCTCCTGCTCCTGCCTTCCTATCGACCCTTCTCCTGGGCCACCCATATTATGCTGCCCTTCTCCTTGGGGCCTCCGGAAACACACCCCTGACTTCACCCCCAATTTCCTGCCCAGCGGTGAAATTTAGCTTCGTGGTGCCTCCGTGCCGTGGGCGCAGGGAGCTGGTGAGTGTGGTGGACAGTGGGGCTGGCTTCACGGTCACCCGGCTCAGTGCATACCAGGTGACAGACCTCATACCAGGAACCAAATACTA CATTTCCTACCTAGTGACGAAGGGGACATCCACTGAGTCCAGTAGAGAGATCCCAATGTCTACGCTTCCTC GAAGGAAGGTGGAATCCATTGAGCTGGGAATGGCCCGGACGGGGGGCATGGTGGTCATCACAGTGCTGCTCTCTGTTGCCATGTTCCTGCTGGTTCTGGGCTTCATCATTGCCCTGGCCCTGGGCGCCCGGAAGTGA
- the UPK2 gene encoding uroplakin-2 isoform X2 produces the protein MASLLPVRTLPLILILLTVLALGAADFNISSISGLLSPALTESLLVALPPCHLTGGNATLMVRRANDSQAVKFSFVVPPCRGRRELVSVVDSGAGFTVTRLSAYQVTDLIPGTKYYISYLVTKGTSTESSREIPMSTLPRRKVESIELGMARTGGMVVITVLLSVAMFLLVLGFIIALALGARK, from the exons ATGGCATCCCTGCTGCCCGTCCGGACCTTGCCCTTGATCCTGATTCTGCTGACTGTCCTGGCCCTGGGGGCTGCAG ACTTCAACATCTCCAGTATCTCTGGTCTGCTGTCCCCGGCGCTAACGGAGAGCCTGCTGGTTGCCTTGCCCCCCTGTCACCTCACAGGGGGCAATGCCACACTGATGGTCCGGAGAGCCAATGACAGCCAAG CGGTGAAATTTAGCTTCGTGGTGCCTCCGTGCCGTGGGCGCAGGGAGCTGGTGAGTGTGGTGGACAGTGGGGCTGGCTTCACGGTCACCCGGCTCAGTGCATACCAGGTGACAGACCTCATACCAGGAACCAAATACTA CATTTCCTACCTAGTGACGAAGGGGACATCCACTGAGTCCAGTAGAGAGATCCCAATGTCTACGCTTCCTC GAAGGAAGGTGGAATCCATTGAGCTGGGAATGGCCCGGACGGGGGGCATGGTGGTCATCACAGTGCTGCTCTCTGTTGCCATGTTCCTGCTGGTTCTGGGCTTCATCATTGCCCTGGCCCTGGGCGCCCGGAAGTGA
- the UPK2 gene encoding uroplakin-2 isoform X1, which yields MASLLPVRTLPLILILLTVLALGAADFNISSISGLLSPALTESLLVALPPCHLTGGNATLMVRRANDSQGLLPPPKMAPWSPETPTQHTTSTPSPAPAFLSTLLLGHPYYAALLLGASGNTPLTSPPISCPAVKFSFVVPPCRGRRELVSVVDSGAGFTVTRLSAYQVTDLIPGTKYYISYLVTKGTSTESSREIPMSTLPRRKVESIELGMARTGGMVVITVLLSVAMFLLVLGFIIALALGARK from the exons ATGGCATCCCTGCTGCCCGTCCGGACCTTGCCCTTGATCCTGATTCTGCTGACTGTCCTGGCCCTGGGGGCTGCAG ACTTCAACATCTCCAGTATCTCTGGTCTGCTGTCCCCGGCGCTAACGGAGAGCCTGCTGGTTGCCTTGCCCCCCTGTCACCTCACAGGGGGCAATGCCACACTGATGGTCCGGAGAGCCAATGACAGCCAAGGTTTGCTACCCCCTCCCAAGATGGCCCCCTGGTCCCCAGAGACCCCTACCCAGCACACCACCAGCACCCCGTCTCCTGCTCCTGCCTTCCTATCGACCCTTCTCCTGGGCCACCCATATTATGCTGCCCTTCTCCTTGGGGCCTCCGGAAACACACCCCTGACTTCACCCCCAATTTCCTGCCCAGCGGTGAAATTTAGCTTCGTGGTGCCTCCGTGCCGTGGGCGCAGGGAGCTGGTGAGTGTGGTGGACAGTGGGGCTGGCTTCACGGTCACCCGGCTCAGTGCATACCAGGTGACAGACCTCATACCAGGAACCAAATACTA CATTTCCTACCTAGTGACGAAGGGGACATCCACTGAGTCCAGTAGAGAGATCCCAATGTCTACGCTTCCTC GAAGGAAGGTGGAATCCATTGAGCTGGGAATGGCCCGGACGGGGGGCATGGTGGTCATCACAGTGCTGCTCTCTGTTGCCATGTTCCTGCTGGTTCTGGGCTTCATCATTGCCCTGGCCCTGGGCGCCCGGAAGTGA
- the UPK2 gene encoding uroplakin-2 isoform X4: MVRRANDSQGLLPPPKMAPWSPETPTQHTTSTPSPAPAFLSTLLLGHPYYAALLLGASGNTPLTSPPISCPAVKFSFVVPPCRGRRELVSVVDSGAGFTVTRLSAYQVTDLIPGTKYYISYLVTKGTSTESSREIPMSTLPRRKVESIELGMARTGGMVVITVLLSVAMFLLVLGFIIALALGARK, translated from the exons ATGGTCCGGAGAGCCAATGACAGCCAAGGTTTGCTACCCCCTCCCAAGATGGCCCCCTGGTCCCCAGAGACCCCTACCCAGCACACCACCAGCACCCCGTCTCCTGCTCCTGCCTTCCTATCGACCCTTCTCCTGGGCCACCCATATTATGCTGCCCTTCTCCTTGGGGCCTCCGGAAACACACCCCTGACTTCACCCCCAATTTCCTGCCCAGCGGTGAAATTTAGCTTCGTGGTGCCTCCGTGCCGTGGGCGCAGGGAGCTGGTGAGTGTGGTGGACAGTGGGGCTGGCTTCACGGTCACCCGGCTCAGTGCATACCAGGTGACAGACCTCATACCAGGAACCAAATACTA CATTTCCTACCTAGTGACGAAGGGGACATCCACTGAGTCCAGTAGAGAGATCCCAATGTCTACGCTTCCTC GAAGGAAGGTGGAATCCATTGAGCTGGGAATGGCCCGGACGGGGGGCATGGTGGTCATCACAGTGCTGCTCTCTGTTGCCATGTTCCTGCTGGTTCTGGGCTTCATCATTGCCCTGGCCCTGGGCGCCCGGAAGTGA
- the FOXR1 gene encoding forkhead box protein R1 isoform X2, which yields MGNESFLAFTTAHLPLXPQSVARYRLRIVEPPKVPVEKNPSPDNDGPTVEPNLWMWVNPNIVFPPGKLEVPEPRKGEDQPSTLPSPQPPPKEEDLADCSSEATAGESESLPSSSEQSPPRKRMRFASSPSTWELAEEEAADQDDSSSVALPSPHKRAPLQSQRPRQASSQEGRLWSRPPLNYFHLIALALRNSSPCGLNVQQIYNFTRQHFPFFRTAPEGWKNTVRHNLCFRDSFEKVPVSMQAGASVRPRSCLWKLTKEGHRRFAEEARALASTHLESIQQCMSQPDVMPFLFDL from the exons ATGGGCAACGAGTCCTTCCTGGCCTTCACCACGGCGCACCTGCCCCTTNCACCACA GTCAGTTGCCAGATACAGACTTCGAATAGTTGAGCCACCAAAAGTGCCTGTGGAAAAAAACCCCAGCCCTGATAACGATG GCCCAACTGTTGAGCCCAACCTGTGGATGTGGGTGAACCCCAACATCGTGTTCCCCCCTGGAAAGCTGGAGGTCCCGGAACCTCGGAAGGGAGAGGATCAGCCAAgcacactcccctcccctcagccaccCCCAAAAGAGGAAGACTTGGCCGACTGCTCCTCCGAGGCCACCGCGGGGGAGTCAGAGTCTCTGCCCTCTTCCAGCGAGCAGTCTCCCCCTCGGAAGCGGATGCGGTTTGCCTCGTCCCCCAGCACCTGGGAG CTCGCAGAAGAGGAGGCTGCGGACCAGGATGACAGCTCCTCTGTGGCTCTCCCGTCCCCTCACAAAAGGGCCCCCCTCCAGAGTCAGAGGCCCCGGCAAGCCAGCAGCCAGGAGGGGAGGCTCTGGTCCCGGCCCCCCCTCAATTACTTCCACCTAATTGCACTGGCATTAAGAAACAGTTCCCCCTGTGGCCTCAACGTGCAACAGATCTACAATTTCACGCG ACAACATTTCCCCTTTTTCCGGACGGCTCCGGAAGGCTGGAAGAATACTGTCCGGCACAATCTCTGTTTCCGAGACAGCTTTGAGAAGGTGCCGGTCAGCATGCAGGCTGGGGCCAGCGTGCGGCCGCGCTCCTGCCTCTGGAAGTTGACCAAGGAGGGACACCGCCGCTTTGCAGAGGAGGCCCGCGCCCTGGCCTCCACACACCTGGAGAGCATCCAGCAGTgcatgagccagccag acGTGATGCCCTTCCTCTTTGACCTTTAA
- the FOXR1 gene encoding forkhead box protein R1 isoform X1, with amino-acid sequence METRVGRQFLCAWGSGGVLGVQVARYRLRIVEPPKVPVEKNPSPDNDGPTVEPNLWMWVNPNIVFPPGKLEVPEPRKGEDQPSTLPSPQPPPKEEDLADCSSEATAGESESLPSSSEQSPPRKRMRFASSPSTWELAEEEAADQDDSSSVALPSPHKRAPLQSQRPRQASSQEGRLWSRPPLNYFHLIALALRNSSPCGLNVQQIYNFTRQHFPFFRTAPEGWKNTVRHNLCFRDSFEKVPVSMQAGASVRPRSCLWKLTKEGHRRFAEEARALASTHLESIQQCMSQPDVMPFLFDL; translated from the exons TTGCCAGATACAGACTTCGAATAGTTGAGCCACCAAAAGTGCCTGTGGAAAAAAACCCCAGCCCTGATAACGATG GCCCAACTGTTGAGCCCAACCTGTGGATGTGGGTGAACCCCAACATCGTGTTCCCCCCTGGAAAGCTGGAGGTCCCGGAACCTCGGAAGGGAGAGGATCAGCCAAgcacactcccctcccctcagccaccCCCAAAAGAGGAAGACTTGGCCGACTGCTCCTCCGAGGCCACCGCGGGGGAGTCAGAGTCTCTGCCCTCTTCCAGCGAGCAGTCTCCCCCTCGGAAGCGGATGCGGTTTGCCTCGTCCCCCAGCACCTGGGAG CTCGCAGAAGAGGAGGCTGCGGACCAGGATGACAGCTCCTCTGTGGCTCTCCCGTCCCCTCACAAAAGGGCCCCCCTCCAGAGTCAGAGGCCCCGGCAAGCCAGCAGCCAGGAGGGGAGGCTCTGGTCCCGGCCCCCCCTCAATTACTTCCACCTAATTGCACTGGCATTAAGAAACAGTTCCCCCTGTGGCCTCAACGTGCAACAGATCTACAATTTCACGCG ACAACATTTCCCCTTTTTCCGGACGGCTCCGGAAGGCTGGAAGAATACTGTCCGGCACAATCTCTGTTTCCGAGACAGCTTTGAGAAGGTGCCGGTCAGCATGCAGGCTGGGGCCAGCGTGCGGCCGCGCTCCTGCCTCTGGAAGTTGACCAAGGAGGGACACCGCCGCTTTGCAGAGGAGGCCCGCGCCCTGGCCTCCACACACCTGGAGAGCATCCAGCAGTgcatgagccagccag acGTGATGCCCTTCCTCTTTGACCTTTAA
- the CCDC84 gene encoding coiled-coil domain-containing protein 84 isoform X2, whose protein sequence is MAPAQRCPLCRQTFFCGRGHVYSRKHQRQLKAALERLLPQVEAARKAIRAAQVERYVPEHERRCWCLCCGCDVRKHLSHGNLTVLHGGLLEHLASPEHKKATNRFWWENKAEFQMKEKFLISPQDYARFKKSMVKGLDTYEEKEDEVIKEMAAQIREVEHSRQELVRSVLEPQAVPDPEDGSSALGSWKGTNSLVASTSQQPSSVDLPPTPELDWMETGQPLTFIGHQDTPGIGNIHSGATPPWMVQDEEHSSVNQQIGPSYEEFLKEKEKQKLKKLPPDRVGANFDHSSSTSVGWLPSFGRVWNNGRRWQSRHQFKTEAAARNKQQSHKEKKPSVS, encoded by the exons ATGGCGCCGGCGCAGCGTTGCCCCCTGTGCCGCCAGACCTTCTTCTGTGGTCGCGGGCACGTCTACAGTCGCAAGCACCAGCGGCAGCTGAAGGCGGCTTTGGAGCGGCTCCTGCCCCAG GTAGAGGCCGCCCGCAAGGCCATCCGCGCCGCTCAGGTGGAGCGTTACGTGCCCGAGCACGAGCGGCGCTGCTGGTGCCTGTGCTGCGGCTGTGACGTGCGGAAACACCTGAGCCACGGAAACCTGACCGTGCTGCACGGGGGGCTGCTGGAGCATCTGGCCAG CCCAGAGCACAAGAAAGCAACTAACAGATTCTGGTGGGAGAACAAGGCTGAGTtccaaatgaaagagaagtttctGATCTCCCCCCAGGATTATGCACG attcaaGAAATCCATGGTGAAAGGTTTGGATACCTATGAGGAAAAGGAGGATGAGGTGATCAAAGAG ATGGCAGCTCAGATTCGTGAGGTGGAGCACAGCCGGCAGGAGCTGGTTCGGTCTGTCTTAGAG CCTCAGGCAGTGCCAGACCCAGAAGATGGCTCTTCAGCACTCGGAAGCTGGAAAGGGACCAACAG TCTAGTGGCCTCCACCTCACAGCAGCCCTCCTCCGTGGACCTGCCACCCACCCCAGAGCTTGACTGGATGGAGACAGGACAACCTTTGACATTCATCGGCCATCAG GATACACCAGGAATTGGTAACATCCACTCAG GTGCTACACCTCCCTGGATGGTCCAGGATGAGGAACACAGCTCTGTAAACCAACAAATAGGACCGTCCTATGAAGAATTTCTTAAAGAAA aggaaaaacagaaattgaaGAAACTCCCCCCAGACAGAGTTGGGGCCAACTTTGATCACAGCTCCAGCACCAGTGTAGGCTGGCTGCCCTCTTTTGGCCGGGTCTGGAATAATGGACGCCGCTGGCAATCCAG ACATCAATTCAAAACGGAAGCTGCAGCAAGGAACAAACAACAgtcacataaagaaaaaaagccaagtgTTTCCTGA
- the CCDC84 gene encoding coiled-coil domain-containing protein 84 isoform X1 encodes MAPAQRCPLCRQTFFCGRGHVYSRKHQRQLKAALERLLPQVEAARKAIRAAQVERYVPEHERRCWCLCCGCDVRKHLSHGNLTVLHGGLLEHLASPEHKKATNRFWWENKAEFQMKEKFLISPQDYARFKKSMVKGLDTYEEKEDEVIKEMAAQIREVEHSRQELVRSVLEPQAVPDPEDGSSALGSWKGTNSLALLVFFSLVASTSQQPSSVDLPPTPELDWMETGQPLTFIGHQDTPGIGNIHSGATPPWMVQDEEHSSVNQQIGPSYEEFLKEKEKQKLKKLPPDRVGANFDHSSSTSVGWLPSFGRVWNNGRRWQSRHQFKTEAAARNKQQSHKEKKPSVS; translated from the exons ATGGCGCCGGCGCAGCGTTGCCCCCTGTGCCGCCAGACCTTCTTCTGTGGTCGCGGGCACGTCTACAGTCGCAAGCACCAGCGGCAGCTGAAGGCGGCTTTGGAGCGGCTCCTGCCCCAG GTAGAGGCCGCCCGCAAGGCCATCCGCGCCGCTCAGGTGGAGCGTTACGTGCCCGAGCACGAGCGGCGCTGCTGGTGCCTGTGCTGCGGCTGTGACGTGCGGAAACACCTGAGCCACGGAAACCTGACCGTGCTGCACGGGGGGCTGCTGGAGCATCTGGCCAG CCCAGAGCACAAGAAAGCAACTAACAGATTCTGGTGGGAGAACAAGGCTGAGTtccaaatgaaagagaagtttctGATCTCCCCCCAGGATTATGCACG attcaaGAAATCCATGGTGAAAGGTTTGGATACCTATGAGGAAAAGGAGGATGAGGTGATCAAAGAG ATGGCAGCTCAGATTCGTGAGGTGGAGCACAGCCGGCAGGAGCTGGTTCGGTCTGTCTTAGAG CCTCAGGCAGTGCCAGACCCAGAAGATGGCTCTTCAGCACTCGGAAGCTGGAAAGGGACCAACAG CCTGGCTCTGCTTGTCTTTTTCAGTCTAGTGGCCTCCACCTCACAGCAGCCCTCCTCCGTGGACCTGCCACCCACCCCAGAGCTTGACTGGATGGAGACAGGACAACCTTTGACATTCATCGGCCATCAG GATACACCAGGAATTGGTAACATCCACTCAG GTGCTACACCTCCCTGGATGGTCCAGGATGAGGAACACAGCTCTGTAAACCAACAAATAGGACCGTCCTATGAAGAATTTCTTAAAGAAA aggaaaaacagaaattgaaGAAACTCCCCCCAGACAGAGTTGGGGCCAACTTTGATCACAGCTCCAGCACCAGTGTAGGCTGGCTGCCCTCTTTTGGCCGGGTCTGGAATAATGGACGCCGCTGGCAATCCAG ACATCAATTCAAAACGGAAGCTGCAGCAAGGAACAAACAACAgtcacataaagaaaaaaagccaagtgTTTCCTGA
- the RPS25 gene encoding 40S ribosomal protein S25 yields the protein MPPKDDKKKKDAGKSAKKDKDPVNKSGGKAKKKKWSKGKVRDKLNNLVLFDKATYDKLCKEVPNYKLITPAVVSERLKIRGSLARAALQELLSKGLIKLVSKHRAQVIYTRNTKGGDAPAAGEDA from the exons ATG CCGCCTAAGGatgacaagaagaagaaagatgccGGAAAGTCGGCCAAAAAAGACAAAGACCCAGTGAACAAATCTGGGGGCAAGGCCAAAAAGAAG AAGTGGTCCAAGGGTAAAGTTCGGGACAAGCTCAATAATCTGGTCTTGTTTGACAAAGCAACATACGACAAACTCTGtaaggaagttcccaactataaGCTTATAACTCCAGCTGTTGTCTCTGAGAGACTGAAGATTCGAGGTTCCCTGGCCAGGGCAGCCCTTCAGGAGCTTCTCAGTAAAG gACTCATTAAACTAGTTTCAAAGCACAGAGCTCAAGTGATTTATACCAGAAACACCAAGGGTGGAGATGCCCCAGCTGCTGGTGAAGATGCATGA
- the TRAPPC4 gene encoding trafficking protein particle complex subunit 4 codes for MAIFSVYVVNKAGGLIYQLDSYAPRAEAEKTFSYPLDLLLKLHDERVLVAFGQRDGIRVGHAVLAINGVDVNGKYTADGKEVLEYLGNPANYPVSIRFGRPRLTSNEKLMLASMFHSLFAIGSQLSPEQGSSGIEMLETDTFKLHCFQTLTGIKFVVLADPRQAGIDSLLRKIYEIYSDFALKNPFYSLEMPIRCELFDQNLKLALEVAEKAGTFGPGS; via the exons ATGGCGATCTTTAGTGTGTATGTGGTGAACAAAGCTGGCGGCCTGATCTACCAGTTGGACAGCTACGCGCCACGGGCCGAGGCTGAGAAAACTTTCAGTTACCCCCTTGATCTGCTGCTCAAGCTGCACGACGAGCGTGTGCTGGTTGCCTTCGGCCAGCGCGACGGCATCCGGG TGGGCCACGCAGTGCTGGCCATCAATGGCGTGGACGTGAACGGCAAGTACACGGCCGATGGGAAAGAGGTGCTGGAGTACTTGGGCAACCCTGCCAATTACCCGGTGTCCATTCGATTCGGCCGTCCCCGCCTCACCTCCAATGAGAAGCTCATGCTGGCCTCCATGTTCCACTC GCTGTTCGCAATCGGTTCCCAGCTGTCTCCAGAACAGGGCAGCTCAGGCATTGAGATGCTGGAGACTGACACGTTCAAACTGCACTGCTTCCAGACACTGACAG GGATCAAGTTTGTGGTCCTGGCAGATCCTAGGCAAGCTGGAATAGATTCTCTTCTCCGAAAGATTTATGAGATCTACTCAGACTTTGCCCTCAAGAATCCATTCTACTCCCTGGAAATGCCCATCAG GTGTGAGCTGTTTGACCAGAACCTGAAGTTAGCCCTGGAGGTGGCAGAGAAGGCTGGAACTTTTGGACCTGGGTCATAG
- the SLC37A4 gene encoding glucose-6-phosphate exchanger SLC37A4: protein MAAHGYGCYRTVIFSAMFGGYSLYYFNRKTFSFVMPSLVEEIPLDKDDLGLITSSQSAAYAISKFVSGVLSDQMSARWLFSSGLLLVGLVNIVFSWSSMVPVFAALWFLNGLAQGLGWPPCGKILRKWFEPSQFGTWWAILSASMNLAGGLGPILATVLAQSYSWRSTLALSGALCVVVSFLCLLLIHNEPADVGLRNLDPTPSKGKKGSLKEESTLQELLLSPYLWVLSTGYLVVFGVKTCCTDWGQFFLIQEKGQSVLVGSSYMSALEVGGLVGSIAAGYLSDRAMAKAGLSIYGNPRHGLLLFMMAGMTVSMYLFRVTVTSDSPKLWILVLGAVFGFSSYGPIALFGVIANESAPPNLCGTSHAIVGLMANVGGFLAGLPFSTIAKHYSWSTAFWVAEVICAASTAAFFLLRNIRTKMGRVPKKAE from the exons ATGGCGGCCCACGGCTACGGCTGTTACCGCACTGTGATCTTCTCAGCCATGTTTGGAGGCTACAGCCTGTACTACTTCAACCGCAAGACCTTCTCCTTTGTCATGCCGTCCTTGGTGGAGGAGATCCCTCTGGACAAGGATGACTTGG GGCTCATCACCAGCAGCCAGTCGGCAGCCTATGCCATCAGCAAGTTTGTGAGCGGGGTGCTGTCCGACCAGATGAGTGCTCGCTGGCTCTTCTCTTCGGGGCTGCTCCTGGTTGGCTTGGTCAATATAGTGTTTTCTTGGAGCTCCATGGTACCTGTCTTTGCTGCTCTGTGGTTCCTCAATGGCCTGGcacaggggctgggctggcctcCGTGTGGGAAGATCCTGCGGAAG tGGTTCGAGCCATCTCAGTTTGGCACTTGGTGGGCCATTCTGTCGGCCAGCATGAACCTAGCTGGAGGGCTGGGCCCTATCCTGGCAACCGTCCTCGCCCAGAGCTACAGCTGGCGCAGCACGCTGGCCCTGTCTGGGGCCCTCTGTGTGGttgtctccttcctctgtctcctgctcaTCCACAATGAACCTGCCGATGTTGGACTCCGAAACTTGGACCCCACCCCCTCCAAGGGCAAGAAGG gctcCTTGAAGGAGGAGAGTACCTTACAGGAGCTGCTGCTGTCCCCCTACCTGTGGGTGCTCTCCACTGGCTACCTTGTGGTATTTGGCGTAAAAACCTGCTGTACCGACTGGGGCCAGTTCTTCCTTATCCAGGAGAAAGGACAGTCAGTCCTCGTGG GTAGCTCCTACATGAGTGCCCTGGAGGTTGGGGGCCTTGTAGGCAGCATCGCAGCTGGCTACCTGTCAGACCGGGCCATGGCAAAG GCAGGGCTGTCCATCTACGGGAACCCTCGCCATGGCCTGCTGCTGTTCATGATGGCTGGCATGACTGTGTCCATGTACCTCTTCCGGGTGACTGTGACCAGTGACTCTCCCAAG CTCTGGATCCTCGTGTTGGGAGCCGTGTTTGGTTTCTCTTCTTACGGTCCCATTGCCTTGTTCGGAGTTATAGCCAATGAGAGCGCCCCTCCCAACCTGTGTGGCACCTCCCACGCCATTGTGGGACTCATGGCCAATG TGGGCGGCTTTCTGGCTGGGCTGCCCTTCAGCACTATTGCCAAGCACTATAGCTGGAGCACAGCCTTCTGGGTGGCTGAAGTGATCTGTGCAGCCAGCACAGCTGCCTTCTTCCTCCTACGAAACATCCGCACCAAGATGGGCCGAGTGCCCAAGAAGGCTGAGTGA